A part of Bifidobacteriaceae bacterium genomic DNA contains:
- a CDS encoding DMT family transporter, with translation MPPNRRLIRANLMLVVAAMLWGLAFTAQKEGSDHVGPFTFNAVRFALGAAMIGGVVMALDRRRRFDRERRRRLTRPVILPGLACGALLTAAAGLQQAAMPDTTAGNAAFVTGLYLVLVPVFGVFIGMRIRWLTVAGIVLALVGLYFVAITDTFSFARGDGLAMLSAVCFAVQILAVDRYAGRLPALRFACSQFGFCALTSALLALVLDPRPFAGLDLALIPVLYGGLISVGLAYTFQVLAQRDAAPTPAALIMSLEAVFGALGGALILHENMGPRGYLGACLMMAGILLSQVGPPARPTKTTRPKPLAPAPSGATPSRASRPDGDDQTGGA, from the coding sequence TTGCCGCCTAACCGCCGCCTGATCCGAGCCAACTTGATGCTGGTGGTGGCAGCGATGCTGTGGGGGCTGGCCTTCACCGCCCAAAAGGAAGGGTCGGACCACGTTGGCCCGTTCACCTTCAACGCCGTCCGCTTCGCGCTCGGGGCGGCCATGATTGGCGGCGTGGTGATGGCGCTCGACCGGCGGCGGCGCTTCGACCGGGAGCGGCGGCGGCGCCTGACCCGGCCGGTGATCTTGCCCGGCCTGGCCTGCGGCGCCCTGCTGACGGCGGCGGCGGGACTCCAACAGGCCGCCATGCCGGACACCACCGCCGGCAACGCCGCGTTCGTCACCGGCTTGTACCTGGTGCTGGTCCCGGTCTTCGGAGTGTTCATCGGCATGCGGATCCGCTGGCTGACCGTCGCCGGGATTGTGCTGGCGCTGGTCGGGCTGTATTTCGTGGCGATCACCGACACCTTCAGCTTTGCGCGGGGCGACGGCCTGGCAATGCTCTCGGCGGTTTGCTTCGCAGTCCAGATCCTCGCGGTGGACCGTTACGCCGGCCGGCTGCCGGCCCTCCGCTTCGCCTGTTCGCAATTCGGCTTTTGCGCTTTGACTTCGGCCCTCCTGGCCCTGGTTTTGGACCCCAGGCCGTTCGCGGGTCTGGACCTGGCGCTCATCCCCGTGCTTTACGGGGGTCTGATTTCAGTCGGGTTGGCCTACACCTTCCAGGTCCTGGCGCAACGCGATGCCGCGCCCACGCCCGCCGCCCTGATCATGTCGTTGGAGGCCGTCTTCGGGGCGCTGGGCGGAGCGCTGATCCTCCATGAGAACATGGGGCCGCGCGGCTACCTGGGCGCCTGCCTGATGATGGCCGGAATCCTCCTCTCACAGGTTGGACCCCCCGCGCGGCCCACCAAGACCACACGGCCCAAACCATTGGCGCCGGCGCCTTCGGGCGCCACCCCAAGTCGCGCCTCGCGCCCGGACGGCGACGACCAGACGGGCGGCGCGTGA
- a CDS encoding methylated-DNA--[protein]-cysteine S-methyltransferase, with protein MTAPPTWPDARADHRAPRPVTLAAGSFESPIGRLGLFATEAGLAKVAFEAEEADQTARMVAEQLGATPVDQPERLDPVKRQLEQYFDRGRRIFDLKLDLSLIHGFTLAVIKRLNILPYGRTISYGDIAKAVGQPDAARAVGRACSANPVPVVVPCHRVVRGDGAVGGFGGGIEIKKALLHLEGVKLQ; from the coding sequence GTGACTGCCCCGCCCACCTGGCCCGACGCACGGGCTGACCACCGCGCACCACGGCCAGTGACTCTGGCGGCCGGGTCCTTCGAGTCGCCCATCGGCCGCTTGGGACTTTTCGCCACCGAGGCGGGGTTGGCGAAGGTGGCCTTCGAGGCGGAGGAGGCCGACCAGACGGCACGGATGGTGGCGGAACAATTGGGCGCAACGCCGGTCGACCAGCCGGAGCGGCTCGACCCGGTGAAACGGCAGCTTGAGCAGTACTTCGACCGGGGTCGTCGCATCTTCGACCTAAAGCTCGACCTGAGCTTGATCCACGGCTTCACCTTGGCGGTGATCAAACGGCTGAACATACTGCCGTACGGTCGAACCATCTCCTACGGCGACATCGCGAAGGCGGTTGGCCAACCCGACGCGGCTCGGGCCGTGGGCCGGGCCTGTTCGGCCAATCCCGTGCCGGTCGTGGTCCCCTGCCACCGGGTGGTCCGGGGCGACGGGGCCGTGGGCGGCTTCGGCGGTGGGATCGAAATCAAGAAGGCGCTGCTCCACCTGGAAGGGGTCAAACTGCAGTGA
- a CDS encoding glycosyltransferase family 39 protein, which produces MSPTRPAETKLGWLTRWLVAAGSFAVLAAIAAVAVLRGSRADFGLWWLGAGAACLAAAGLWRIAGRRALAVWRSWRLPKWVAPAAIFLMFFAVKAVFALRWKTQQRSDFLTMYQAAEAILRGDHSFTELAYWHFFAYQTPFAIYEAVMLKLFGGSIIPLLIVGALAMAGTNFLVYLFARRLTGSAVAGLFAGCLYLAYPGPYLEANVLTNDHLSAFLLILGAYLVLCGVGRITSRTTRGGSPAAGSASGGSGRGLRKGRWAGWALVVLGGLVLELGNLARPAGIVVCVALAATSVVWPVMRRHAGQSWRPLGLSVAAALAALAVYALVGVGANLVVKASGINPEGSANNLPEWKFVLGLQPPEGSDYGSIGAYAPTPNPEARKIARELLKQSLRRLPDSWPHVVDRQSSLLWARQDTSTFQFWPQYGPSYKTVADYYAIPDKHLFTVAHYSVLLERGVFLPAVLLAAAGVFALNRDRRWSRLAVFLALFVSAYALVHLAIEVQPRYRYLAMPAIFALTGPAWSWLTGERRRLGQGPPKKRRAATLAPPSA; this is translated from the coding sequence ATGAGCCCGACCCGGCCAGCGGAGACCAAACTGGGGTGGCTGACGCGTTGGCTCGTGGCCGCCGGATCGTTCGCCGTCCTGGCGGCGATCGCGGCCGTGGCCGTCCTACGCGGATCGCGGGCGGACTTCGGGCTGTGGTGGTTGGGCGCCGGGGCGGCATGCCTGGCGGCGGCGGGCCTCTGGCGGATCGCGGGACGCCGGGCGCTGGCCGTCTGGCGCTCCTGGCGCCTCCCCAAGTGGGTGGCGCCAGCCGCCATCTTCCTCATGTTCTTCGCGGTCAAGGCCGTTTTCGCCCTGCGCTGGAAGACCCAGCAGCGGTCCGACTTCTTGACCATGTACCAGGCGGCGGAGGCGATCCTGCGGGGCGACCACAGCTTCACCGAGTTGGCCTACTGGCACTTCTTCGCCTATCAGACGCCGTTCGCCATTTACGAGGCGGTGATGCTGAAGCTGTTCGGCGGCTCGATCATCCCCTTGCTGATTGTGGGTGCCCTGGCCATGGCGGGCACCAACTTCCTGGTCTACCTGTTCGCGCGCCGCTTGACCGGGTCCGCCGTGGCCGGCCTGTTCGCCGGCTGCCTGTACTTGGCCTACCCAGGGCCGTATCTCGAGGCCAACGTCCTAACCAACGACCATTTGTCGGCCTTCCTCCTGATACTCGGCGCGTATCTGGTGTTGTGCGGCGTTGGCCGGATCACGTCGCGGACCACCCGTGGCGGGTCGCCCGCCGCCGGTTCGGCGAGCGGCGGGAGCGGCAGGGGCCTGCGGAAAGGCAGGTGGGCCGGTTGGGCCCTGGTGGTCTTGGGCGGCTTGGTGCTCGAATTGGGCAACTTGGCCCGCCCCGCCGGGATCGTGGTGTGCGTGGCTCTTGCAGCCACTTCGGTGGTGTGGCCGGTTATGCGGCGGCACGCCGGGCAGTCGTGGCGCCCGCTGGGCTTATCGGTCGCGGCGGCCCTCGCCGCCCTGGCGGTCTACGCGCTGGTGGGGGTCGGCGCCAACCTGGTGGTCAAGGCGTCCGGGATCAATCCGGAGGGAAGCGCCAACAACTTGCCGGAGTGGAAGTTCGTCCTTGGCCTTCAGCCGCCGGAGGGCAGCGATTACGGATCCATTGGCGCCTACGCGCCCACCCCCAATCCGGAGGCCCGGAAGATCGCACGGGAACTGTTGAAGCAAAGCTTGCGCCGCCTCCCGGATAGCTGGCCCCATGTTGTCGACCGCCAGTCCTCCCTCCTGTGGGCGCGGCAGGACACCTCGACCTTCCAGTTCTGGCCCCAGTACGGCCCCAGCTACAAGACCGTGGCCGACTACTACGCCATTCCGGACAAGCACCTGTTCACGGTGGCGCACTACTCGGTGCTCCTGGAGCGCGGCGTGTTCCTGCCAGCCGTGTTGCTGGCCGCCGCCGGCGTGTTCGCGCTGAACCGCGACCGCCGGTGGAGCCGCCTGGCCGTCTTCCTGGCCCTGTTCGTGTCCGCCTACGCCCTGGTCCACCTCGCCATTGAGGTCCAGCCCCGCTACCGCTACCTCGCCATGCCCGCAATCTTCGCTTTGACGGGGCCCGCCTGGTCTTGGCTGACCGGCGAACGCCGACGGCTCGGCCAGGGACCGCCCAAGAAACGGCGGGCGGCGACCTTGGCCCCGCCGTCGGCCTGA
- a CDS encoding Gfo/Idh/MocA family oxidoreductase → MSELGWGIMATGGIARQFAKDLKLDGHRLAAVGSRDVRKAQAFADQFGAERAHGSYEDLAADPAVDIVYVATPHTHHLTGALTAIEAGKHVLVEKPLTVNAAEARALAKAAQQAGVTAMEAMWTRFLPHMIRLRELIAEGVLGELEGLVADHTQALPDDPRHRLNDPALGGGALLDLGVYPISFAFDLLGRPSGIDVKSSSLGPTGVDKSVAAEFAYPSGARALWVTGSDNRGPNVAVVLGSRAQAKLDAVWYTPTQMRISTPDGKVVGAFEGATPGRGMQFQARELERLVEEGKPTSDLMPLTQSIAIMEVMDQIRAQIGVRYAADSA, encoded by the coding sequence GTGAGCGAACTCGGCTGGGGAATCATGGCGACCGGCGGGATCGCCCGGCAATTCGCCAAAGACCTGAAACTGGACGGACACCGGCTGGCGGCCGTCGGATCACGGGACGTCCGCAAGGCCCAAGCGTTCGCCGACCAGTTCGGGGCCGAACGCGCCCACGGCTCCTACGAGGATTTGGCGGCGGACCCGGCGGTCGACATCGTGTACGTGGCCACCCCCCACACCCACCACCTGACCGGCGCGCTGACGGCCATCGAAGCGGGCAAACACGTGCTGGTGGAGAAGCCGCTGACGGTCAACGCCGCCGAAGCGCGCGCCCTGGCCAAGGCGGCCCAGCAGGCCGGCGTCACCGCCATGGAGGCCATGTGGACGCGCTTCCTGCCCCACATGATCCGGTTGCGGGAACTGATCGCCGAAGGCGTGCTGGGCGAACTGGAAGGCCTGGTGGCGGACCACACGCAGGCTTTGCCTGACGACCCGCGTCACCGCCTCAACGATCCGGCCCTGGGCGGCGGAGCGCTGCTTGACCTGGGTGTATACCCCATCTCCTTCGCGTTCGACTTGTTGGGCCGCCCGAGCGGGATCGATGTGAAGTCATCCAGCCTGGGTCCCACAGGCGTTGACAAATCAGTGGCCGCCGAGTTCGCCTACCCCAGCGGCGCGCGGGCGCTGTGGGTGACCGGATCCGACAACCGCGGCCCAAACGTGGCGGTGGTGCTCGGCTCGCGCGCCCAGGCCAAACTGGACGCAGTCTGGTACACGCCCACCCAGATGCGGATCTCCACACCGGACGGGAAAGTGGTCGGCGCTTTCGAAGGTGCCACTCCGGGCCGCGGCATGCAGTTCCAAGCCCGCGAACTGGAGCGCCTGGTCGAAGAGGGCAAGCCGACCAGCGACCTGATGCCGCTGACGCAGTCGATCGCCATCATGGAGGTAATGGACCAGATCAGGGCTCAGATCGGGGTGCGCTACGCCGCCGATTCGGCGTGA